A part of Oncorhynchus masou masou isolate Uvic2021 chromosome 21, UVic_Omas_1.1, whole genome shotgun sequence genomic DNA contains:
- the foxa1 gene encoding hepatocyte nuclear factor 3-alpha, producing the protein MLGTVKMEGHETPDWSSYYNEAQEVYSPMVNNSMNAGLSSMNNMNSYMSMSTNGNMTSGSFNMSYANPGLGAGLSPGTMTGMPPSASSAMNGMGGGVPLMGTALSPSNMGAMSAQQASMNAMNPYASMSPTMSPMSYTQPNLNRARDNKSFRRSYPHAKPPYSYISLITMAIQQAPSKMLTLSEIYQWIMDLFPYYRQNQQRWQNSIRHSLSFNDCFIKVSRSPDKPGKGSYWALHPDSGNMFENGCYLRRQKRFKCENRKISSSKGDGRKDQSGSGSPSSENNNSKTGNVDSNSLSNQSSSPHSMDHRSSGSASELKSSGPPLHPVASSATSLSSLPLPPHSMAHESHLHLKGDPHYSFNHPFSINNLMSSSEQQHKLDLKAYEQALQYSSYGSSMSSSLPLGSASMVGRAMDPSAIEASYYQGVYSRPVLNTS; encoded by the exons ATGTTGGGTACAGTGAAAATGGAAGGTCACGAAACGCCAGATTGGAGCAGCTATTACAATGAGGCACAAGAG GTATATTCGCCCATGGTGAACAACAGCATGAATGCAGGACTGAGTTCCATGAACAATATGAACAGTTACATGAGTATGTCTACTAATGGAAATATGACCTCAGGTTCTTTCAATATGTCTTACGCCAACCCCGGCCTGGGAGCCGGACTAAGCCCCGGGACAATGACAGGGATGCCCCCGAGCGCGTCCAGTGCGATGAACGGAATGGGTGGAGGGGTACCGTTAATGGGCACTGCCCTTAGCCCCTCGAATATGGGCGCGATGTCGGCTCAGCAGGCTTCCATGAACGCTATGAATCCATACGCGAGCATGAGCCCTACTATGAGCCCAATGTCCTATACTCAGCCCAACCTGAACCGAGCAAGGGACAACAAGTCGTTCAGGAGAAGCTACCCACACGCAAAGCCTCCGTATTCATACATATCCCTCATAACCATGGCCATTCAGCAAGCACCAAGCAAGATGCTCACGCTTAGCGAAATCTATCAGTGGATAATGGACCTATTTCCATACTACAGACAGAACCAACAGAGGTGGCAGAACTCTATTCGCCATTCCTTGTCTTTTAATGATTGCTTCATCAAAGTGTCTAGGTCACCGGATAAGCCAGGCAAAGGCTCATACTGGGCCCTGCACCCAGATTCAGGAAATATGTTCGAGAACGGTTGTTACCTACGCAGACAAAAGCGCTTTAAATGCGAAAATAGAAAGATATCTTCAAGTAAAGGGGACGGAAGGAAAGACCAGTCCGGTTCTGGGTCGCCTTCGAGCGAGAACAACAACAGCAAGACTGGGAATGTGGACTCCAACTCCCTCTCCAACCAGTCCTCCAGCCCTCACAGCATGGACCACAGGAGCAGTGGCAGCGCCTCTGAACTAAAGAGCAGCGGGCCACCTCTCCACCCCGTGGCCAGCTCGGCCAcgtccctgtcctctctccctttaCCTCCGCACTCGATGGCGCACGAGTCCCATCTGCACCTAAAAGGGGATCCCCATTACTCATTCAACCACCCGTTTTCAATAAATAATTTAATGTCATCCTCAGAGCAACAGCACAAACTGGATTTGAAAGCCTACGAGCAAGCTTTGCAATACTCTTCCTACGGCTCAAGTATGTCTTCCAGTCTACCCCTCGGCAGCGCGTCCATGGTAGGCAGAGCCATGGACCCATCCGCAATAGAGGCGTCATACTATCAAGGTGTGTATTCCAGACCAGTCCTCAACACTTCTTAG